GGGTTGAATATCTAACGGAGTCTTTGGGAGTTCGACACTAACTTTGGGCAAATCGCTATCGATGTTCAAGACAAAGGTTGCTGAGAAATGATCTACAGCAAAGCCTGTCTGTTCTGTTCTAATGCCTGCGCGCACTCTCTGTTTAGCACCAGCAGACCAATCTTCAATCACCTCTGCATGAATTTCGATGTCTACACCTGCTACAGAGTCTACTACAATGGGTCGTTCAAGGCGAATATTTTCTATACGCAACGCTTGGAAGTGAGATTGACCTGTAGCATAGGCAATAACCTGAGCCATAGCTTCTAGACCAAATACCGTTGGAAACAGGTACGAGCCTTTATAAATGTGATCCCTGATGTATAAGTCTTTACCTATATCCAGATGAACTCGAGAAATCACTTCTACTCCAGGTTCTATATAGATTATCTGCTCTAAAAATCTTGAGGCATCTGGGATTGGTGGCAGCTTTGGCAACCATGTATCAAATCTTGCTCTACCTGCAACCACAACTTGGCGATCGCCAGGATCGTTCAGCATCAAATTGAGAAATCTACGCACTCCTTCGTCTTTGGATATGGGGTAGAGTCCAAGCTTGACTAGAGCCGGAATACTACCCATGCGTACTGCCATGCCAACCTCTTCCCAGCCAGTAAAGGCAATGGTAAGAACGGATGTTTCTGGATGTTCTAGCTGAAAGCGGCGCAAAATGAGGTCTAGCGCTTCATTTGAAAAAGCATACCAAGCATTGCCCGGCACACCTATGATGCCGATGATCGATCCAAAGCCCACAAATAGTTTTGGTGGCTCGTCTTGCAACGCATTGCAGAGATTCAGAACTCCAAGGACTTTAGGTGCAACTTCTGCACTTACTGTCTGTACAGAAACCTGCTCTACTCTTCTTGCCTTATTAAGTCCAGCGCCGTGGATTACCCCTGTAATTTTGCCTATCTCTTGGCGTACTTGGTGAATCAAAGCGATCGCTGCTTCGGCATTGGTAATATCACATTGATAGTATTGACAAGTTAATCCTGCCTTTGTGAAGCTTTCCAGTGTGTTAGCAATTTCGTCATTTTTGCCTTGCGGGTGGGGTGAACTACCAACTAGGGCCATACGCACACCCGTCGCTTGGGCAAAAGCAAAGGCACAGGTAGCGGTAATACCTTTAGCACCACCTGTAACTAAAACAACATCCTCTGCTGACCAGGAAATGGGTCTTTTTTGATATGTTGCTGGATGTTGTAGAATTGGTCGGGGAACACGTCGAGTTAGTTGAGAATCATAGCCCACTGCACTATAAGTCTCAGATGTGGAAAGTTCATAGCTTATGCGTTCTATTAGCGAAGCAGGATTAACATCTGGAGAAAAATCAATCACTCTGACTTGCAAATCGGGTCGCTCAAAATGGATACTAGCTGCAAAGGCCCTTGTACAGCACTGTTCGATATTGGCGATTTGTGGTTGCTTGCCGAAGTATCCTCCACCAAACTGAATTAAAGCCAAGGTTGTGGGTCGGTGCGGTTTGCTAGAGACAGGTGTAAGTGTTGCTACAGTGTGTAAGCGCCTAATTATTTCTTGCAAACGAACGTCTGCTGACAACCCTTCGCTCGGTAGTTGAGGAAGAAAAGCAATAAAATCGGAGAAATCAACACTGTTTGTCAGCGCCTGCTCATTGGCTTCCGCAAAAGATTTAATCTGAACCTGTGCGCCTTGAGTTTGCAGTTCTTTTTGCACTGCTTCTGCCACTGTTACTTGCTCCGGAGTACATAGAAGCAGCACGTTTGCAGTTTTCCAGTGCTTTTGTTGACCTGCAATGAGAGTTACTTGAGCTTCCTCCACATACTGAATAACAAAGTTGCGTCCCCAAGACTTTTCCCCAAAGCTTGTCAAGGTTGAGGGTTTAGGCGCATCCTTAGGGGTTTTGGGCAGATTCGACTGTGAATGCTCTGGGAAATTTAAAAGCTGCTGCAAGGCATTGGCAATCTCTGTCAATGTGGCATTAGCAAATTGTGGCGTTGCATAATAGCGGTATGAATTGAGGTCAATTAATCATGGAATGTCCACGCTGTGGATCTTGTCATAACCGTAAGAATGGAAAGAAAAGAGGTAAACAGAATCACATTTGCTGTGATTGTGGTCGTCAATTCATTGATGTCTATAAACCACCCAGGGGCTACTCGGATGAAATCAAACAAGAATGCCTAAAAATGTACGTCAATGGTATGGGATTTCGTGGAATTGAAAGGGTGAAAAACGTTCATCATACTACCATTATTCATTGGGTTAAACGAGTGGGTACACAATTGGCGGATACACCAAATTCAAAGGAAATTCCGCAGGTGGGAGAACTAGATGAATTAGAAACATTTATTGGTTCAAAAAAAATAAAATCTGGTTGTGGACGGCGGTAAATCACTTTACTCAAGGTATTCTTGCTTGGGTTTTAGGTGATCGTAGTTCGACTACTTTCCAACAGTTATGGAACATTGTCCAGTGTTGGCAGAGTTATTTTTACGTCACAGATGGATACCCTGTTTACCCTTGTTTTGTTCCTGATGGTGACCAAATTGTGAGTAAGACCTACATGACACGAGTCGAAAATGAAAACACAAGGCTTAGACATTATTTGGCTCGTCTTCATCGTAAAACTTTATGTTATTCCAAAACCGAGGAAATGCTGAGATACTCTGTTCGATTGTTATTGCACTACCTCAAATATCGTTCTGTTCCCTTACCTGCCTAAAACATACCTTTATTCAGCAACGCCCAAATTGTGATGGGTCAAGTCGTCCTGGCACTTGGGCACGCTTGGCTGCCTCTGCAACGAACTCTCCAGCTTTGATTGAATCTAGGTTCAAATCATTGAGTAAACGTAAGTTCATTGACAAGGTTTCTCGGGGAAAGCCAGTTCGTTGTTCTACTAGTTCTAAGAGAAGATTAGGTATAGATGCTGAAAAGTTTGGGGCTTGACTAGATACTGTTACTTTTGGTGCGTTTGGTGCGATCGCTGCAATATCTGCTTTCTTTTTCGCTAGAGTTGTACAAATGACAACAGCAACTTCTTGTAGTGTGGCATTGGCAAGAGTTAATGGATCAATCTCACCTGCTACGTTACATTCCTTAGCCAGAGTTGCAACCAATTCACCAGCTTTAATCGAATCTAGGTTTAAATCGTCAAGCAGTCGTGCTTGCAAGGAAATGCTTTCTTTGGGATACCCTGTCCTCTGGACAATCCGTTCTATCAGAAGTTCCTCAATATCTTTAGTTTTGCTGTAGTTTTTAGAGGTTTCTACTTTTGTTTCCAACTTTGGCTCAACAGAAATGAGAGAAGTCTGTGCTTGACTCTGGCCATTGATAGCACTGTTGTGAGGCGTTAGGAGTGACGGCAGGTTTTGCATGTCTGCTCGAACCACTTCGGCGAGAAACTTGCCTCTTTGAGAAAGGTAATCGAACAGTACTTGAGATACAACCTGTGGTGAAACATTGGTTCCATCAGCAATCATTGACTCGACCCGATCTTGAGAGGGTAGTGTGACTTTGGATGGAATGACAGCAGAGACTTGAAACGGATGCTCGCAAGGGTTTTCTATGAAGACACGATCTGATGCTGGTGTAAAAGGTCGGACAAGACGCTTGTCGTAAAGTGCTTGCCAGTTGATTTCGCTACCGTAAACAAAAAGACCAGCTAACACAGTATTGAAATCTTTATCCAATCCAGGTTTCGATTCAACGGGAAGACACAAAAGATTACCAGGGTCAATAATATCTTTTACTAAACCCGAGAGAACTTTTCCAGGACCCACCTCTATAATCAAATCGCATGACTGGGCTAGATTTTGCACCAAAGCAACAAAGTTAACTTGCGCTGTGACTTGCTGTGCAAAATGGTCGCGCAGTTTGAGTCCGGGTTGTGCTTGTTGTCCATCTACACTTGAAAATAGCTGGGTAGTAATTTCCCCAAGGGTTTCTGGAATTGGTGCATGGTTTTTTAGATGCCCGGCTGCTTCAGAAACCATTTGAGAATGAAATGCATGAGAAACAGGAAGCTGATATGTTTGAATGCCATGATCTGCGGCAAGTTCAATAACTTGCTGAATGCTTGAGCGATCGCCAGATATAACAACCTGCTTTGGACTATTGATATTTGCTACAACTGCATAACCATTAACTTGCTGCAAGAGTTTAGCTGCCGTTTGGTGTGAGCAAGCTAAACTGACCATAGTTCCGGCATTGCTTTTTGGTGCAGACATGGCTTGCCCTCGAACAGTTGCTAAGTTTAGCAAAGCTTTGTCATCAAAAGCACCTGCAACCCGAAAAGCAGTAAGTTCACCAAGGCTATGTCCCGCTACTGCTACAGGCTTG
Above is a genomic segment from Fischerella sp. JS2 containing:
- a CDS encoding IS1 family transposase (programmed frameshift) — translated: MECPRCGSCHNRKNGKKRGKQNHICCDCGRQFIDVYKPPRGYSDEIKQECLKMYVNGMGFRGIERVKNVHHTTIIHWVKRVGTQLADTPNSKEIPQVGELDELETFIGFKKNKIWLWTAVNHFTQGILAWVLGDRSSTTFQQLWNIVQCWQSYFYVTDGYPVYPCFVPDGDQIVSKTYMTRVENENTRLRHYLARLHRKTLCYSKTEEMLRYSVRLLLHYLKYRSVPLPA
- a CDS encoding SDR family NAD(P)-dependent oxidoreductase; translation: MTEIANALQQLLNFPEHSQSNLPKTPKDAPKPSTLTSFGEKSWGRNFVIQYVEEAQVTLIAGQQKHWKTANVLLLCTPEQVTVAEAVQKELQTQGAQVQIKSFAEANEQALTNSVDFSDFIAFLPQLPSEGLSADVRLQEIIRRLHTVATLTPVSSKPHRPTTLALIQFGGGYFGKQPQIANIEQCCTRAFAASIHFERPDLQVRVIDFSPDVNPASLIERISYELSTSETYSAVGYDSQLTRRVPRPILQHPATYQKRPISWSAEDVVLVTGGAKGITATCAFAFAQATGVRMALVGSSPHPQGKNDEIANTLESFTKAGLTCQYYQCDITNAEAAIALIHQVRQEIGKITGVIHGAGLNKARRVEQVSVQTVSAEVAPKVLGVLNLCNALQDEPPKLFVGFGSIIGIIGVPGNAWYAFSNEALDLILRRFQLEHPETSVLTIAFTGWEEVGMAVRMGSIPALVKLGLYPISKDEGVRRFLNLMLNDPGDRQVVVAGRARFDTWLPKLPPIPDASRFLEQIIYIEPGVEVISRVHLDIGKDLYIRDHIYKGSYLFPTVFGLEAMAQVIAYATGQSHFQALRIENIRLERPIVVDSVAGVDIEIHAEVIEDWSAGAKQRVRAGIRTEQTGFAVDHFSATFVLNIDSDLPKVSVELPKTPLDIQPQQDLYSWLLFQGSRFQRLQQIYTLNAKECVFSTEIRASSSTGKDSFAGEISSPLLLGDPFFRDSLLQVVQLIIPQDISLPTGIDSIELYQLNKNVASKCMGVATLEERDGQQYRSTVFAFAQDGQIIERLEGYQLRILEHREDHPTAEELAQPSQRDEQMLCTQLAHWAEQFQVTVPEVSLVYLPGLHELSRAERHQRELPVFSRAIAKLLNTNQ